One window from the genome of Amaranthus tricolor cultivar Red isolate AtriRed21 chromosome 9, ASM2621246v1, whole genome shotgun sequence encodes:
- the LOC130823507 gene encoding G-type lectin S-receptor-like serine/threonine-protein kinase At1g11300 isoform X3 → MTTTASITTTKFLRDPGTLASNNAVFKMGFFSPANSTNRYFGIWYDLKEFDATDVVWVANSNNPIKDSSGFLKVSNNGNLQLLNEQNVLFWSTNTSHQTNNSLVAHLLDTGNLVLVSTSTSMIIWQSFEHLTNSFLSQMTISINKDNIHEKSTVLRSWKNASDPSDGYFTLGIIPNTLLEFSIWDANKRYWRSGPWNGNLFIGVPSLTAEATFGFRIIQNVIEGTVEILFSVTDDTLIIYFFLNYDGNILLKNLEDDKSKWKIWWQSFQSECDVYGKCGAFGRCNPKDSPICKCIKGFEPKNIDEWRQGNWTNGCTRRTRLQCSSDNNGKNTRDKLDGFLLLKDTKVPDYAEFLLVDDENQCKMKCLGHCSCLAYAYPKGIGCMIWNGSLIDLQELSPDGTDIFIRLAHSELGERNSRILFIAIPVTVIATFFFGYYLWRWMRRRNDRKSSKQEMYSLDSVLNSINHKNLALFKFKQLEIATNGFTLENKLGQGGFGPVYKGILEGGQGIAVKRLSSASGQGLQEFMNEVLVISKLQHKNLVKLLGCCVEREEKILVYEFMPNKSLDALLFDSNNQKQLDWKTRFNIINGICRGLLYLHRDSRLKIIHRDLKASNILLDEDLNPKISDFGMARIFGTKQDQANTLRVVGTYGYMSPEYAMGGRFSEKSDIFSLGVLLLEIISGRKNRIVLEYEPCGLLIHAWKLWKENNMLSLIDSTVLDACFQDEILKCIQLGLLCVQEFPEDRPTISALITMLDVTDITDLPHPKQPGFTQRQACASDGLPHHGEEHFTLNHLSFTDVLVEQSCGRVFIIPRIHFCHKGF, encoded by the exons ATGACCA CCACTGCCAGCATCACAACCACCAAATTCCTTAGAGACCCAGGAACTTTAGCATCTAACAATGCCGTTTTTAAAATGGGGTTTTTCAGTCCCGCCAATTCGACCAATCGCTACTTTGGAATCTGGTATGATCTTAAGGAGTTTGATGCAACAGATGTTGTATGGGTAGCCAACAGCAACAACCCTATAAAGGACTCTTCTGGGTTTCTTAAAGTTTCCAATAACGGAAACCTTCAACTTTTGAATGAACAAAACGTTCTATTTTGGTCAACAAACACATCTCATCAGACAAACAATTCATTAGTTGCTCATCTTTTAGACACTGGAAACCTTGTTTTAGTTTCAACATCTACTAGCATGATAATCTGGCAGAGTTTTGAGCATCTGACTAACTCATTTTTATCACAAATGACAATCTCCATCAACAAAGACAATATCCATGAGAAGTCAACTGTACTAAGATCCTGGAAGAATGCTTCTGATCCATCAGATGGATATTTTACTCTTGGAATTATTCCTAACACACTTCTAGAATTTTCCATTTGGGATGCTAATAAACGTTACTGGAGATCAGGTCCATGGAATGGTAACTTGTTTATTGGAGTACCATCTTTAACAGCTGAAGCTACGTTTGGATTTCGTATTATACAGAATGTGATTGAAGGAACAGTTGAGATCTTGTTCTCTGTAACAGATGATACATTGATCATATACTTTTTCTTGAATTATGACGGCAATATATTGTTGAAAAACTTGGAAGATGATAAGTCTAAATGGAAAATTTGGTGGCAATCCTTTCAATCTGAGTGTGATGTTTATGGTAAATGTGGTGCCTTTGGAAGATGTAATCCAAAGGATTCACCAATCTGTAAGTGTATCAAAGGATTTGAGCCGAAAAACATAGATGAATGGAGGCAAGGGAATTGGACTAATGGGTGTACACGAAGAACACGATTGCAATGCAGCAGTGATAACAATGGTAAAAATACAAGAGACAAATTAGATGGGTTTTTACTGCTGAAGGATACAAAAGTGCCTGATTATGCTgaatttttattagttgatgATGAAAATCAATGTAAAATGAAGTGTTTGGGACATTGTTCATGTTTAGCTTATGCATATCCCAAGGGTATTGGGTGCATGATATGGAATGGAAGTCTAATTGACTTGCAAGAACTTTCTCCAGATGGTACTGATATTTTTATTCGTTTAGCTCATTCTGAACTTG gagaaagaaattcaagaatTCTGTTTATAGCCATACCAGTTACCGTCATTGCAACCTTTTTCTTTGGCTACTATCTGTGGAGGTGGATGCGTCGACGAAATG ATAGGAAATCTTCAAAACAGGAGATGTATTCTCTTGATTCTGTGCTAAATTCaattaatcataaaaatttagCATTGTTTAAATTTAAGCAATTGGAAATTGCTACTAATGGCTTCACACTTGAGAATAAACTTGGACAAGGTGGTTTTGGTCCTGTGTACAAG GGAATACTAGAAGGTGGTCAAGGTATAGCCGTGAAAAGACTTTCGAGTGCATCTGGACAAGGTCTACAAGAATTTATGAACGAAGTACTTGTGATTTCgaaacttcaacacaaaaatctTGTGAAACTCTTGGGTTGCTGTGTAGAACGAGAAGAGAAAATACTAGTATATGAATTCATGCCGAATAAGAGTTTAGATGCTCTTCTCTTTG ATTCAAACAATCAGAAACAACTAGACTGGAAGACACGCTTCAATATCATCAATGGAATTTGTCGAGGTCTCCTCTATCTACACAGAGATTCTAGATTGAAGATTATTCATAGAGATCTTAAAGCAAGTAATATTTTGCTTGATGAAGATCTCAATCCAAAGATATCAGACTTTGGTATGGCAAGGATATTTGGGACAAAACAGGATCAAGCTAACACCTTGAGGGTAGTCGGCACCTA TGGCTACATGTCTCCTGAGTATGCAATGGGAGGCCGTTTTTCTGAGAAATCAGATATATTTAGTCTTGGAGTGCTACTATTAGAAATTATCAGCGGAAGGAAAAACCGAATAGTTTTGGAATATGAGCCTTGTGGCCTCCTAATTCAT GCATGGAAATTATGGAAGGAGAACAACATGCTTTCATTGATTGATTCAACTGTTCTTGACGCTTgttttcaagatgaaattctGAAGTGCATACAATTGGGATTACTTTGCGTTCAAGAATTTCCCGAAGATAGGCCCACAATTTCAGCATTGATTACAATGCTTGATGTCACTGACATTACGGATCTTCCACACCCGAAACAACCCGGATTTACTCAAAGGCAGGCGTGTGCTTCTGATGGGTTACCCCATCATGGCGAAGAACATTTTACTTTGAATCATCTTTCTTTTACTGAT GTACTAGTGGAACAATCATGTGGCAGAGTTTTTATCATCCCACGAATTCACTTTTGCCACAAAGGCTTTTGA
- the LOC130823507 gene encoding G-type lectin S-receptor-like serine/threonine-protein kinase At1g11300 isoform X2 yields the protein MALHILLSLIISTILLIPSCFFLKSVSATASITTTKFLRDPGTLASNNAVFKMGFFSPANSTNRYFGIWYDLKEFDATDVVWVANSNNPIKDSSGFLKVSNNGNLQLLNEQNVLFWSTNTSHQTNNSLVAHLLDTGNLVLVSTSTSMIIWQSFEHLTNSFLSQMTISINKDNIHEKSTVLRSWKNASDPSDGYFTLGIIPNTLLEFSIWDANKRYWRSGPWNGNLFIGVPSLTAEATFGFRIIQNVIEGTVEILFSVTDDTLIIYFFLNYDGNILLKNLEDDKSKWKIWWQSFQSECDVYGKCGAFGRCNPKDSPICKCIKGFEPKNIDEWRQGNWTNGCTRRTRLQCSSDNNGKNTRDKLDGFLLLKDTKVPDYAEFLLVDDENQCKMKCLGHCSCLAYAYPKGIGCMIWNGSLIDLQELSPDGTDIFIRLAHSELGERNSRILFIAIPVTVIATFFFGYYLWRWMRRRNDRKSSKQEMYSLDSVLNSINHKNLALFKFKQLEIATNGFTLENKLGQGGFGPVYKGILEGGQGIAVKRLSSASGQGLQEFMNEVLVISKLQHKNLVKLLGCCVEREEKILVYEFMPNKSLDALLFDSNNQKQLDWKTRFNIINGICRGLLYLHRDSRLKIIHRDLKASNILLDEDLNPKISDFGMARIFGTKQDQANTLRVVGTYGYMSPEYAMGGRFSEKSDIFSLGVLLLEIISGRKNRIVLEYEPCGLLIHAWKLWKENNMLSLIDSTVLDACFQDEILKCIQLGLLCVQEFPEDRPTISALITMLDVTDITDLPHPKQPGFTQRQACASDGLPHHGEEHFTLNHLSFTDVSGR from the exons ATGGCATTGCATATTTTACTTTCTCTTATAATCTCAACTATACTACTAATACCTTCCTGTTTCTTTTTGAAATCTGTCTCAGCCACTGCCAGCATCACAACCACCAAATTCCTTAGAGACCCAGGAACTTTAGCATCTAACAATGCCGTTTTTAAAATGGGGTTTTTCAGTCCCGCCAATTCGACCAATCGCTACTTTGGAATCTGGTATGATCTTAAGGAGTTTGATGCAACAGATGTTGTATGGGTAGCCAACAGCAACAACCCTATAAAGGACTCTTCTGGGTTTCTTAAAGTTTCCAATAACGGAAACCTTCAACTTTTGAATGAACAAAACGTTCTATTTTGGTCAACAAACACATCTCATCAGACAAACAATTCATTAGTTGCTCATCTTTTAGACACTGGAAACCTTGTTTTAGTTTCAACATCTACTAGCATGATAATCTGGCAGAGTTTTGAGCATCTGACTAACTCATTTTTATCACAAATGACAATCTCCATCAACAAAGACAATATCCATGAGAAGTCAACTGTACTAAGATCCTGGAAGAATGCTTCTGATCCATCAGATGGATATTTTACTCTTGGAATTATTCCTAACACACTTCTAGAATTTTCCATTTGGGATGCTAATAAACGTTACTGGAGATCAGGTCCATGGAATGGTAACTTGTTTATTGGAGTACCATCTTTAACAGCTGAAGCTACGTTTGGATTTCGTATTATACAGAATGTGATTGAAGGAACAGTTGAGATCTTGTTCTCTGTAACAGATGATACATTGATCATATACTTTTTCTTGAATTATGACGGCAATATATTGTTGAAAAACTTGGAAGATGATAAGTCTAAATGGAAAATTTGGTGGCAATCCTTTCAATCTGAGTGTGATGTTTATGGTAAATGTGGTGCCTTTGGAAGATGTAATCCAAAGGATTCACCAATCTGTAAGTGTATCAAAGGATTTGAGCCGAAAAACATAGATGAATGGAGGCAAGGGAATTGGACTAATGGGTGTACACGAAGAACACGATTGCAATGCAGCAGTGATAACAATGGTAAAAATACAAGAGACAAATTAGATGGGTTTTTACTGCTGAAGGATACAAAAGTGCCTGATTATGCTgaatttttattagttgatgATGAAAATCAATGTAAAATGAAGTGTTTGGGACATTGTTCATGTTTAGCTTATGCATATCCCAAGGGTATTGGGTGCATGATATGGAATGGAAGTCTAATTGACTTGCAAGAACTTTCTCCAGATGGTACTGATATTTTTATTCGTTTAGCTCATTCTGAACTTG gagaaagaaattcaagaatTCTGTTTATAGCCATACCAGTTACCGTCATTGCAACCTTTTTCTTTGGCTACTATCTGTGGAGGTGGATGCGTCGACGAAATG ATAGGAAATCTTCAAAACAGGAGATGTATTCTCTTGATTCTGTGCTAAATTCaattaatcataaaaatttagCATTGTTTAAATTTAAGCAATTGGAAATTGCTACTAATGGCTTCACACTTGAGAATAAACTTGGACAAGGTGGTTTTGGTCCTGTGTACAAG GGAATACTAGAAGGTGGTCAAGGTATAGCCGTGAAAAGACTTTCGAGTGCATCTGGACAAGGTCTACAAGAATTTATGAACGAAGTACTTGTGATTTCgaaacttcaacacaaaaatctTGTGAAACTCTTGGGTTGCTGTGTAGAACGAGAAGAGAAAATACTAGTATATGAATTCATGCCGAATAAGAGTTTAGATGCTCTTCTCTTTG ATTCAAACAATCAGAAACAACTAGACTGGAAGACACGCTTCAATATCATCAATGGAATTTGTCGAGGTCTCCTCTATCTACACAGAGATTCTAGATTGAAGATTATTCATAGAGATCTTAAAGCAAGTAATATTTTGCTTGATGAAGATCTCAATCCAAAGATATCAGACTTTGGTATGGCAAGGATATTTGGGACAAAACAGGATCAAGCTAACACCTTGAGGGTAGTCGGCACCTA TGGCTACATGTCTCCTGAGTATGCAATGGGAGGCCGTTTTTCTGAGAAATCAGATATATTTAGTCTTGGAGTGCTACTATTAGAAATTATCAGCGGAAGGAAAAACCGAATAGTTTTGGAATATGAGCCTTGTGGCCTCCTAATTCAT GCATGGAAATTATGGAAGGAGAACAACATGCTTTCATTGATTGATTCAACTGTTCTTGACGCTTgttttcaagatgaaattctGAAGTGCATACAATTGGGATTACTTTGCGTTCAAGAATTTCCCGAAGATAGGCCCACAATTTCAGCATTGATTACAATGCTTGATGTCACTGACATTACGGATCTTCCACACCCGAAACAACCCGGATTTACTCAAAGGCAGGCGTGTGCTTCTGATGGGTTACCCCATCATGGCGAAGAACATTTTACTTTGAATCATCTTTCTTTTACTGATGTGAGTGGCCGATAG
- the LOC130823467 gene encoding G-type lectin S-receptor-like serine/threonine-protein kinase SD1-13: MRLVIDQQMEEKAVLRSWKNTSDPSSGRFKLILIAGALPDFVTQYDDKPYWRSGPWNGSHFLGVPSVSAGAGNEFWFMNNDNEGTFDFLFSVANQSILANYVLNYDGNVFLKNWDGANRKWNVSWQSLGSECEFY; this comes from the coding sequence ATGAGGCTCGTGATTGATCAACAAATGGAAGAGAAAGCAGTATTACGGTCATGGAAGAACACTTCAGACCCGTCTAGTGGAAGGTTTAAGCTTATTCTTATTGCTGGTGCACTTCCGGATTTTGTCACTCAGTACGATGATAAACCGTATTGGCGATCTGGTCCATGGAATGGTTCTCATTTCCTTGGTGTGCCTTCGGTTTCTGCAGGGGCTGGTAATGAATTTTGGTTTATGAATAATGACAATGAAGGTACCTTTGATTTCTTATTCTCTGTGGCAAATCAGTCAATATTGGCTAATTATGTGCTGAATTATGATGGAAATGTGTTCCTAAAAAACTGGGATGGTGCTAACAGGAAGTGGAACGTTTCGTGGCAATCGTTAGGATCTGAATGCGAGTTTTATTGA
- the LOC130823507 gene encoding G-type lectin S-receptor-like serine/threonine-protein kinase At1g11300 isoform X1, whose product MALHILLSLIISTILLIPSCFFLKSVSATASITTTKFLRDPGTLASNNAVFKMGFFSPANSTNRYFGIWYDLKEFDATDVVWVANSNNPIKDSSGFLKVSNNGNLQLLNEQNVLFWSTNTSHQTNNSLVAHLLDTGNLVLVSTSTSMIIWQSFEHLTNSFLSQMTISINKDNIHEKSTVLRSWKNASDPSDGYFTLGIIPNTLLEFSIWDANKRYWRSGPWNGNLFIGVPSLTAEATFGFRIIQNVIEGTVEILFSVTDDTLIIYFFLNYDGNILLKNLEDDKSKWKIWWQSFQSECDVYGKCGAFGRCNPKDSPICKCIKGFEPKNIDEWRQGNWTNGCTRRTRLQCSSDNNGKNTRDKLDGFLLLKDTKVPDYAEFLLVDDENQCKMKCLGHCSCLAYAYPKGIGCMIWNGSLIDLQELSPDGTDIFIRLAHSELGERNSRILFIAIPVTVIATFFFGYYLWRWMRRRNDRKSSKQEMYSLDSVLNSINHKNLALFKFKQLEIATNGFTLENKLGQGGFGPVYKGILEGGQGIAVKRLSSASGQGLQEFMNEVLVISKLQHKNLVKLLGCCVEREEKILVYEFMPNKSLDALLFDSNNQKQLDWKTRFNIINGICRGLLYLHRDSRLKIIHRDLKASNILLDEDLNPKISDFGMARIFGTKQDQANTLRVVGTYGYMSPEYAMGGRFSEKSDIFSLGVLLLEIISGRKNRIVLEYEPCGLLIHAWKLWKENNMLSLIDSTVLDACFQDEILKCIQLGLLCVQEFPEDRPTISALITMLDVTDITDLPHPKQPGFTQRQACASDGLPHHGEEHFTLNHLSFTDVLVEQSCGRVFIIPRIHFCHKGF is encoded by the exons ATGGCATTGCATATTTTACTTTCTCTTATAATCTCAACTATACTACTAATACCTTCCTGTTTCTTTTTGAAATCTGTCTCAGCCACTGCCAGCATCACAACCACCAAATTCCTTAGAGACCCAGGAACTTTAGCATCTAACAATGCCGTTTTTAAAATGGGGTTTTTCAGTCCCGCCAATTCGACCAATCGCTACTTTGGAATCTGGTATGATCTTAAGGAGTTTGATGCAACAGATGTTGTATGGGTAGCCAACAGCAACAACCCTATAAAGGACTCTTCTGGGTTTCTTAAAGTTTCCAATAACGGAAACCTTCAACTTTTGAATGAACAAAACGTTCTATTTTGGTCAACAAACACATCTCATCAGACAAACAATTCATTAGTTGCTCATCTTTTAGACACTGGAAACCTTGTTTTAGTTTCAACATCTACTAGCATGATAATCTGGCAGAGTTTTGAGCATCTGACTAACTCATTTTTATCACAAATGACAATCTCCATCAACAAAGACAATATCCATGAGAAGTCAACTGTACTAAGATCCTGGAAGAATGCTTCTGATCCATCAGATGGATATTTTACTCTTGGAATTATTCCTAACACACTTCTAGAATTTTCCATTTGGGATGCTAATAAACGTTACTGGAGATCAGGTCCATGGAATGGTAACTTGTTTATTGGAGTACCATCTTTAACAGCTGAAGCTACGTTTGGATTTCGTATTATACAGAATGTGATTGAAGGAACAGTTGAGATCTTGTTCTCTGTAACAGATGATACATTGATCATATACTTTTTCTTGAATTATGACGGCAATATATTGTTGAAAAACTTGGAAGATGATAAGTCTAAATGGAAAATTTGGTGGCAATCCTTTCAATCTGAGTGTGATGTTTATGGTAAATGTGGTGCCTTTGGAAGATGTAATCCAAAGGATTCACCAATCTGTAAGTGTATCAAAGGATTTGAGCCGAAAAACATAGATGAATGGAGGCAAGGGAATTGGACTAATGGGTGTACACGAAGAACACGATTGCAATGCAGCAGTGATAACAATGGTAAAAATACAAGAGACAAATTAGATGGGTTTTTACTGCTGAAGGATACAAAAGTGCCTGATTATGCTgaatttttattagttgatgATGAAAATCAATGTAAAATGAAGTGTTTGGGACATTGTTCATGTTTAGCTTATGCATATCCCAAGGGTATTGGGTGCATGATATGGAATGGAAGTCTAATTGACTTGCAAGAACTTTCTCCAGATGGTACTGATATTTTTATTCGTTTAGCTCATTCTGAACTTG gagaaagaaattcaagaatTCTGTTTATAGCCATACCAGTTACCGTCATTGCAACCTTTTTCTTTGGCTACTATCTGTGGAGGTGGATGCGTCGACGAAATG ATAGGAAATCTTCAAAACAGGAGATGTATTCTCTTGATTCTGTGCTAAATTCaattaatcataaaaatttagCATTGTTTAAATTTAAGCAATTGGAAATTGCTACTAATGGCTTCACACTTGAGAATAAACTTGGACAAGGTGGTTTTGGTCCTGTGTACAAG GGAATACTAGAAGGTGGTCAAGGTATAGCCGTGAAAAGACTTTCGAGTGCATCTGGACAAGGTCTACAAGAATTTATGAACGAAGTACTTGTGATTTCgaaacttcaacacaaaaatctTGTGAAACTCTTGGGTTGCTGTGTAGAACGAGAAGAGAAAATACTAGTATATGAATTCATGCCGAATAAGAGTTTAGATGCTCTTCTCTTTG ATTCAAACAATCAGAAACAACTAGACTGGAAGACACGCTTCAATATCATCAATGGAATTTGTCGAGGTCTCCTCTATCTACACAGAGATTCTAGATTGAAGATTATTCATAGAGATCTTAAAGCAAGTAATATTTTGCTTGATGAAGATCTCAATCCAAAGATATCAGACTTTGGTATGGCAAGGATATTTGGGACAAAACAGGATCAAGCTAACACCTTGAGGGTAGTCGGCACCTA TGGCTACATGTCTCCTGAGTATGCAATGGGAGGCCGTTTTTCTGAGAAATCAGATATATTTAGTCTTGGAGTGCTACTATTAGAAATTATCAGCGGAAGGAAAAACCGAATAGTTTTGGAATATGAGCCTTGTGGCCTCCTAATTCAT GCATGGAAATTATGGAAGGAGAACAACATGCTTTCATTGATTGATTCAACTGTTCTTGACGCTTgttttcaagatgaaattctGAAGTGCATACAATTGGGATTACTTTGCGTTCAAGAATTTCCCGAAGATAGGCCCACAATTTCAGCATTGATTACAATGCTTGATGTCACTGACATTACGGATCTTCCACACCCGAAACAACCCGGATTTACTCAAAGGCAGGCGTGTGCTTCTGATGGGTTACCCCATCATGGCGAAGAACATTTTACTTTGAATCATCTTTCTTTTACTGAT GTACTAGTGGAACAATCATGTGGCAGAGTTTTTATCATCCCACGAATTCACTTTTGCCACAAAGGCTTTTGA